From Pongo pygmaeus isolate AG05252 chromosome 2, NHGRI_mPonPyg2-v2.0_pri, whole genome shotgun sequence, a single genomic window includes:
- the LOC129033109 gene encoding LOW QUALITY PROTEIN: APRG1 tumor suppressor candidate-like (The sequence of the model RefSeq protein was modified relative to this genomic sequence to represent the inferred CDS: deleted 1 base in 1 codon): MKTMATRKRCKLSRTGPEFENVIKRLLCTRTFHTRIRGDLTHGIINRGRLANAEQMGLQGSAQHFNIFPLDLWTQGKKTEVQKREGTDSIPAAGRSGTANQPSIAPRRCLFSCGITALDGLKRGRGCNGAAHLVCGDAWKTELGEPWVSIALALAGLGAILILELSWFLG, from the exons ATGAAAACAATGGCAACAAGAAAAAGGTGTAAACTTTCCAGAACAGGCCCAGAATTTGAAAATGTGATAAAGAGGTTATTGTGCACCCGAACTTTTCACACAAGAATTAGAGGAGATTTAACACATGGAATAATAAACAGAGGAAGGCTGGCTAATGCAGAGCAGATGGGCCTGCAGGGCAGTGCTCAGCATTTCAACATC TTCCCCCTGGACCTTTGGACTCAAG gtaagaaaactgaagttcagaaaagGGAGGGGACTGACTCAATCCCAGCTGCTGGCAGATCTGGGACTGCAAACCAGCCTTCCATTGCTCCACGCAGGTGTCTCTTCTCATGTGGAATCACGGCATTGGATGGACTGAAAAGAGGAAGAGGCTGCAATGGGGCAGCACACCTGGTGTGTGGGGATGCCTGGAAAACAGAATTAGGAGAGCCCTGGGTCAGCATTGCTCTGGCACTGGCTGGGCTGGGGGCTATCCTGATTCTAGAATTATCTTGGTTCCTGGGATAG